One segment of Sphingomonas telluris DNA contains the following:
- a CDS encoding cupin domain-containing protein, which yields MKRGFCDDIDRLTIDNEDFRRVLYTGEHLQLVLMTLQPGDEIGEEVHEDRDQFFRIEEGQGTIDIDGRENPVMDDFAVIVPAGARHNVRNTGLEPLRLYTVYGPPEHKDKVVQRTKAEADKRHHAEEWDGATTE from the coding sequence ATGAAGCGCGGCTTTTGCGACGACATCGACCGGCTGACGATCGACAACGAAGACTTCCGCCGCGTTCTTTATACGGGTGAGCACCTGCAGCTCGTGCTCATGACCCTCCAGCCGGGCGACGAGATCGGCGAGGAAGTGCACGAGGACCGCGATCAGTTCTTCCGGATCGAGGAAGGGCAGGGGACTATCGACATCGATGGGCGCGAGAACCCGGTCATGGACGATTTCGCGGTAATCGTGCCGGCTGGCGCTCGCCACAACGTGCGCAATACTGGCTTGGAGCCGCTCCGCCTCTACACGGTCTACGGCCCGCCCGAGCACAAGGACAAGGTCGTCCAACGCACCAAGGCAGAAGCCGATAAACGGCACCACGCGGAGGAATGGGACGGCGCTACCACCGAGTAG
- the rpsG gene encoding 30S ribosomal protein S7, producing the protein MSRRRRPEKREILPDPKFGDVVLSKFMNSVMLDGKKSVAESIVYGALDNVETRLKKDPIGVFHDALNNVKPGIEVRSRRVGGATYQVPVEVRTERAQALAIRWLISAARARSEKTMSARLSGELMDASQNRGNAVKKREDTHRMAEANRAFSHYRW; encoded by the coding sequence ATGTCCCGTCGTCGCCGCCCAGAAAAGCGCGAAATCCTCCCCGATCCGAAGTTCGGGGACGTCGTGCTGTCGAAGTTCATGAATTCGGTCATGCTCGACGGCAAGAAGTCGGTCGCCGAGAGCATCGTCTACGGCGCTCTCGACAATGTTGAGACCCGCCTCAAAAAGGACCCGATCGGGGTCTTCCACGACGCGCTCAACAACGTGAAGCCCGGCATCGAGGTCCGCAGCCGCCGCGTCGGCGGTGCGACTTACCAGGTTCCCGTCGAGGTCCGCACCGAGCGCGCTCAGGCCCTCGCCATCCGTTGGCTGATCTCGGCCGCTCGCGCCCGTTCTGAAAAGACGATGTCGGCGCGCCTCTCGGGCGAGCTGATGGATGCGTCGCAGAACCGCGGTAACGCCGTGAAGAAGCGCGAAGACACCCATCGCATGGCCGAAGCGAACCGCGCCTTCAGCCACTATCGCTGGTAG
- a CDS encoding 50S ribosomal protein L23, with amino-acid sequence MAKKQQQAAVDTRHYDVIVAPHITEKSSLLAEQNAVVFKVAKDASKPEIKAAVEALFGRKVASVNTIVSKGKSKRWKGQPYQRSDSKKAIVTLAEGQDPIDITEGVRG; translated from the coding sequence ATGGCTAAGAAGCAGCAGCAGGCAGCGGTCGATACGCGTCACTACGACGTGATCGTCGCCCCGCACATCACCGAGAAGTCGTCCCTGCTCGCGGAGCAGAATGCAGTCGTCTTCAAGGTCGCGAAGGACGCGTCGAAGCCCGAGATCAAGGCTGCGGTGGAAGCGCTGTTTGGCCGCAAGGTCGCGAGCGTCAACACCATCGTCTCCAAGGGCAAGAGCAAGCGCTGGAAGGGCCAGCCCTATCAGCGCTCCGACAGCAAGAAGGCGATCGTGACGCTGGCCGAAGGTCAGGATCCGATCGACATTACCGAAGGGGTTCGGGGCTAA
- the fusA gene encoding elongation factor G — protein sequence MARSHPLERYRNIGIMAHIDAGKTTTTERILYYTGKSYKIGEVHEGTATMDWMEQEQERGITITSAATTCFWSAEEGKGPEHRINIIDTPGHVDFTIEVERSLRVLDGAVACFDGVAGVEPQSETVWRQAEKYSVPRMCFVNKLDRTGASFERCVSMIKDRLGARPAVLYLPIGIEGGFKGLVDLVENRAIIWLDESLGAKFVYEEIPADLKAETEAARQELIEIAVEQDDAVMEQYLEGNEPDVATLKKLIRKGTLNFSFVPVLCGSAFKNKGVQPLLDAVVDYLPSPLDIPPVEGINPDNEQTDTREASDAAPFSALAFKIMNDPFVGTLTFTRIYSGKLEKGTVLNSVKDKKEKIGRMLLMHANNREDVDTAYAGDIVAIAGLKETTTGDTLCDPNKPIILERMEFPDPVIEVAVEPKTKADQEKMGVALNRLAAEDPSFRVTTDHESGQTIIKGMGELHLEILVDRMKREFKVEANVGAPQVAYRESLARPVELTYTHKKQSGGSGQFGEVKVALEPGERGSGIEFLDEIKGGNIPREYIPSVEKGMRETAETGSLIGFPIIDFKIRLLDGKYHDVDSSALAFEITGRGAMREAAQKSGIKLLEPIMKVEVVTPEDYLGDVIGDLNSRRGQIQGTDTRGNAQAVEAMVPLANMFGYVNQLRSFTQGRAQYTMQFSHYEEVPQNVADEVKAKLA from the coding sequence ATGGCCCGCAGCCATCCGCTCGAACGCTATCGTAACATCGGCATCATGGCGCACATTGACGCCGGCAAGACGACGACGACCGAGCGCATCCTCTATTACACCGGCAAGTCCTACAAGATCGGCGAAGTGCACGAAGGCACTGCGACGATGGACTGGATGGAGCAGGAGCAGGAGCGCGGCATCACGATCACGTCGGCTGCGACCACGTGCTTCTGGAGCGCCGAAGAGGGCAAGGGCCCCGAACACCGCATCAACATCATCGACACGCCGGGCCACGTCGACTTCACCATCGAAGTCGAGCGTTCGCTGCGCGTGCTCGACGGCGCGGTCGCCTGCTTCGACGGCGTTGCCGGCGTTGAGCCGCAGTCAGAGACCGTGTGGCGGCAGGCCGAGAAGTACAGCGTTCCGCGCATGTGCTTCGTCAACAAGCTCGACCGTACCGGCGCGAGCTTCGAGCGCTGCGTCAGCATGATCAAGGATCGCCTGGGAGCTCGCCCGGCCGTTCTGTATCTTCCGATCGGCATCGAGGGCGGCTTCAAGGGCCTCGTCGACCTGGTCGAGAACCGTGCGATCATCTGGCTCGACGAAAGCCTGGGCGCGAAGTTCGTCTACGAAGAGATTCCGGCCGACCTCAAGGCCGAGACCGAAGCCGCTCGCCAGGAGCTGATCGAGATCGCCGTCGAGCAGGACGATGCGGTCATGGAGCAGTACCTCGAGGGTAACGAGCCGGACGTCGCGACGCTGAAGAAGCTGATCCGCAAGGGCACGCTGAACTTCTCGTTCGTGCCGGTGCTGTGCGGCTCCGCGTTCAAGAACAAGGGCGTTCAGCCCCTGCTCGACGCGGTCGTCGACTACCTGCCGAGCCCGCTGGACATTCCGCCGGTCGAAGGCATCAACCCGGACAACGAGCAAACCGACACCCGCGAGGCGTCGGACGCGGCTCCTTTCTCGGCGCTGGCGTTCAAGATCATGAACGACCCGTTCGTCGGCACTCTGACCTTCACGCGCATCTACTCGGGCAAGCTCGAGAAGGGCACGGTCCTGAACTCGGTGAAGGACAAGAAGGAGAAGATCGGCCGCATGCTGCTCATGCACGCGAACAACCGTGAAGACGTCGATACGGCCTATGCCGGCGACATCGTCGCGATCGCGGGCCTCAAGGAGACGACCACGGGCGACACTCTGTGCGACCCGAACAAGCCGATCATCCTCGAGCGCATGGAATTCCCGGACCCGGTCATCGAGGTCGCCGTGGAGCCGAAGACCAAGGCCGACCAGGAGAAGATGGGCGTCGCCCTTAATCGCCTGGCCGCCGAGGACCCGAGCTTCCGCGTCACCACGGACCACGAATCCGGTCAGACGATCATCAAGGGGATGGGCGAGCTCCACCTCGAGATTCTCGTCGACCGCATGAAGCGTGAGTTCAAGGTCGAGGCGAACGTCGGCGCTCCGCAGGTTGCGTACCGTGAATCGCTCGCCCGTCCGGTCGAGCTGACCTACACCCACAAGAAGCAGTCGGGCGGTTCCGGCCAGTTCGGTGAGGTGAAGGTTGCGCTGGAGCCCGGTGAGCGCGGCAGCGGCATCGAGTTCCTCGACGAGATCAAGGGCGGCAACATCCCGCGCGAGTACATCCCGTCGGTCGAGAAGGGCATGCGCGAGACGGCTGAGACGGGCTCGCTGATCGGCTTCCCGATCATCGACTTCAAGATCCGCCTGCTCGATGGCAAGTACCACGACGTCGACTCCTCGGCGCTTGCGTTCGAAATCACCGGTCGCGGTGCAATGCGCGAAGCCGCTCAGAAGTCGGGCATCAAGCTTCTCGAGCCGATCATGAAGGTCGAGGTCGTGACCCCCGAGGATTACCTCGGCGACGTCATCGGCGATCTCAACTCCCGCCGTGGCCAGATCCAGGGCACCGACACCCGCGGCAATGCGCAGGCGGTCGAGGCCATGGTCCCGCTGGCCAACATGTTCGGCTACGTGAACCAGCTGCGTTCGTTCACTCAGGGTCGCGCGCAGTACACGATGCAGTTCTCGCACTACGAAGAAGTGCCGCAGAACGTCGCCGACGAGGTGAAGGCGAAGCTGGCGTAA
- the rplC gene encoding 50S ribosomal protein L3, whose product MRTGVIAKKVGMTRLFQADGRHVPVTVLQLDEVQVVGRRELDRDGYTAVQLGAGTAKAKNLAKPQRVAFGKAEVEPKARVVEFRVAEDALLDVGSRISAEHFVAGQLVDISGVTQGKGFAGAMKRWGFGGLRATHGVSVSHRSHGSTGNRQDPGRVFKNKKMAGHMGARNRTQQNLEVVRTDPIRGLLFIKGSVPGHKGAWVTVADAIKLPLHESAPYPAGILESTQPVAEQDHAPAGLVDEGAVHEIPALPSDEEVAAIAAEQEAGAAAETSEGTDAEAGQTTAEGDAGTSDEGKEG is encoded by the coding sequence ATGCGCACTGGCGTGATCGCGAAGAAGGTCGGAATGACCCGCCTGTTCCAGGCAGACGGTCGGCATGTGCCGGTTACCGTTCTGCAGCTGGACGAGGTGCAGGTCGTCGGCCGCCGCGAATTGGATCGGGACGGTTACACCGCCGTCCAGCTTGGAGCAGGCACTGCGAAGGCGAAGAACCTCGCCAAGCCGCAGCGCGTTGCTTTCGGCAAAGCCGAAGTCGAGCCCAAGGCTCGCGTCGTCGAGTTCCGCGTTGCCGAAGACGCGCTTCTGGACGTCGGCTCCCGCATCAGCGCGGAGCATTTCGTTGCTGGCCAGCTGGTCGACATTTCCGGCGTGACGCAGGGCAAGGGCTTCGCCGGCGCCATGAAGCGCTGGGGCTTCGGCGGTCTGCGCGCCACCCACGGCGTCTCCGTGTCGCACCGTTCGCACGGTTCGACGGGTAACCGCCAGGACCCGGGCCGCGTCTTCAAGAACAAGAAGATGGCCGGTCACATGGGCGCCCGCAACCGCACTCAGCAGAACCTCGAGGTCGTCCGCACGGACCCGATCCGCGGCCTGCTGTTCATCAAGGGCTCGGTCCCCGGGCACAAGGGTGCATGGGTGACCGTCGCCGACGCCATCAAGCTTCCGCTTCACGAGAGCGCGCCTTACCCGGCGGGCATCCTCGAGAGCACACAGCCGGTTGCCGAGCAGGATCACGCTCCGGCGGGCCTGGTCGACGAGGGCGCAGTCCACGAGATCCCGGCGCTCCCGAGCGACGAGGAAGTGGCTGCGATCGCGGCCGAGCAGGAAGCTGGCGCTGCTGCAGAGACAAGCGAGGGCACGGATGCCGAGGCCGGTCAGACGACCGCTGAGGGCGATGCCGGCACCTCCGACGAAGGTAAGGAAGGCTAA
- a CDS encoding DUF3140 domain-containing protein encodes MPGFDRAKVRKDFSEAVNMTASELRTWLQTEESKSVGWKGQDGAARESVGHASGRRIVTLLGRRKAELTDDDYAHMRKVVGYVRRHSAQEPSNKVTSRWRYSLMNWGHDPLK; translated from the coding sequence GTGCCCGGGTTTGATCGCGCCAAGGTGCGTAAGGATTTCTCCGAGGCGGTGAACATGACCGCCTCGGAGCTCCGCACTTGGCTGCAAACGGAAGAGAGCAAGTCCGTCGGCTGGAAGGGCCAAGACGGCGCGGCTCGCGAGAGTGTCGGACATGCGAGCGGACGGCGCATCGTCACGCTCTTGGGCAGGCGCAAGGCGGAGCTTACCGACGACGACTATGCGCATATGCGGAAGGTCGTCGGGTACGTCCGCCGCCACTCGGCGCAGGAGCCGTCCAACAAGGTCACGTCGCGCTGGCGCTACTCGCTCATGAACTGGGGTCACGATCCGCTGAAATAG
- a CDS encoding YbhB/YbcL family Raf kinase inhibitor-like protein yields the protein MLRALIPLLLCSALTSCGATNEQPAKSAPNFTISSTAFADGAAIPAQFTCDGAGQAPSLRWTDPPQGTKSLALIVDDPDAPGATFGHWGAFNIPADTRSLNGSFAQAVNDFGQPGYGPPCPPKGNGVHHYRFRLLALSVDRLGLSNPKVRQLEAEAAKHAIGEARLTGVYERN from the coding sequence ATGCTTCGAGCGCTCATTCCACTGCTGCTCTGTTCGGCTCTCACCAGTTGCGGAGCTACGAACGAGCAGCCGGCGAAGTCCGCACCGAACTTCACGATTTCGAGCACCGCCTTTGCCGACGGTGCCGCAATCCCCGCACAATTCACCTGCGATGGCGCGGGCCAGGCACCGTCACTGCGATGGACCGATCCCCCGCAGGGTACGAAGAGCCTCGCCCTGATCGTCGACGATCCCGACGCGCCCGGCGCCACCTTCGGCCATTGGGGAGCCTTCAACATCCCAGCGGATACGCGGTCCCTCAACGGCTCATTTGCCCAGGCGGTGAACGACTTCGGACAGCCGGGCTATGGGCCCCCCTGCCCGCCCAAAGGCAATGGCGTGCACCACTACCGCTTCAGGCTGCTCGCGCTCAGCGTCGACCGCCTGGGCCTCTCCAATCCGAAGGTTAGGCAACTCGAAGCCGAGGCGGCGAAGCATGCGATTGGCGAGGCTCGGCTCACCGGCGTTTACGAACGCAACTGA
- the tuf gene encoding elongation factor Tu, with amino-acid sequence MAKAKFERNKPHCNIGTIGHVDHGKTSLTAAITKVLSKHGGGEAVDFANIDKAPEERERGITISTAHVEYETEKRHYAHVDCPGHADYVKNMITGAAQMDGAILVVSAADGPMPQTKEHILLAAQVGVPTMVVFLNKVDQVDDPELLELVELEIREELSKRGFDGDNIPIVAGSALAVLEDRDANIGDEKIMELMKAVDDWIPQPERPLDKPFLMPIEDVFSISGRGTVVTGRVETGIVKVGEEVEIVGIRDTQKTVVTGVEMFRKLLDQGQAGDNIGALLRGIGREDVERGQVLCKPGSITPHTDFQAEVYVLSKDEGGRHTPFFANYRPQFYFRTTDVTGEVQLPEGTEMVMPGDNVSLGVKLIAPIAMDPGLRFAIREGGRTVGAGVVGTITK; translated from the coding sequence ATGGCGAAGGCTAAATTCGAGCGGAATAAGCCGCACTGCAACATCGGCACCATCGGTCACGTCGACCATGGCAAGACGTCGCTGACGGCTGCAATCACCAAGGTGCTGTCGAAGCACGGCGGCGGTGAAGCCGTCGACTTCGCCAACATCGACAAGGCGCCGGAAGAGCGCGAGCGCGGCATCACGATCTCGACGGCTCACGTCGAGTACGAGACCGAGAAGCGCCACTATGCGCACGTCGATTGCCCGGGCCACGCCGACTACGTGAAGAACATGATCACCGGTGCCGCCCAGATGGACGGCGCGATCCTCGTCGTGTCGGCTGCCGACGGCCCGATGCCGCAAACCAAGGAGCACATCCTTCTCGCGGCGCAGGTCGGCGTTCCGACCATGGTCGTCTTCCTGAACAAGGTCGACCAGGTTGACGATCCCGAGCTGCTCGAGCTCGTCGAGCTGGAAATTCGTGAAGAGCTCTCGAAGCGCGGTTTCGACGGCGACAACATTCCGATCGTGGCCGGCTCGGCTCTCGCGGTTCTCGAAGACCGCGACGCCAACATCGGCGACGAGAAGATCATGGAGCTCATGAAGGCCGTCGACGACTGGATCCCGCAGCCGGAGCGTCCGCTGGACAAGCCGTTCCTGATGCCGATCGAAGACGTGTTCTCGATCTCGGGCCGCGGCACGGTCGTCACCGGCCGCGTCGAGACCGGCATCGTCAAGGTTGGCGAGGAAGTCGAGATCGTCGGCATCCGCGACACCCAGAAGACCGTCGTCACCGGCGTCGAGATGTTCCGCAAGCTGCTCGACCAGGGCCAGGCCGGCGACAACATCGGCGCGCTGCTTCGCGGCATCGGCCGTGAGGACGTCGAGCGCGGCCAGGTTCTCTGTAAGCCGGGCTCGATCACTCCGCACACCGACTTCCAGGCGGAAGTTTACGTCCTGTCGAAGGACGAGGGCGGCCGTCACACGCCGTTCTTCGCGAACTACCGTCCGCAGTTCTACTTCCGCACGACCGACGTGACGGGCGAAGTTCAGCTGCCGGAAGGCACGGAGATGGTGATGCCGGGCGACAACGTCAGCCTGGGCGTCAAGCTGATCGCTCCGATCGCCATGGATCCGGGTCTCCGCTTCGCAATTCGCGAAGGTGGCCGGACCGTCGGCGCAGGGGTTGTCGGAACGATCACCAAGTAA
- the rpsL gene encoding 30S ribosomal protein S12, producing MPTINQLIRKGREPQKAKSKVPAMEQNPQKRGVCTRVYTTTPKKPNSALRKVAKVRLTNQREVISYIPGEGHNLQEHSVVLIRGGRVRDLPGVRYHVLRGVLDTQGVKDRKQSRSKYGAKRPK from the coding sequence ATGCCAACGATCAACCAGCTGATCCGCAAGGGTCGCGAACCGCAGAAGGCCAAGTCGAAGGTCCCTGCAATGGAGCAGAACCCGCAGAAGCGCGGCGTCTGCACTCGTGTTTACACCACGACCCCGAAGAAGCCGAACTCGGCGCTTCGCAAGGTCGCCAAGGTTCGCCTGACGAACCAGCGCGAAGTCATCAGCTACATTCCGGGCGAAGGCCACAACCTCCAGGAGCACAGCGTCGTGCTGATCCGCGGCGGCCGTGTGCGCGACCTTCCGGGTGTCCGCTATCACGTGCTCCGCGGCGTTCTCGACACCCAGGGTGTCAAGGACCGCAAGCAGAGCCGTTCCAAGTACGGCGCCAAGCGTCCCAAGTAA
- a CDS encoding PDZ domain-containing protein, translating into MGVFLPLHVALVPAALLLVAADDLKPADYAADARSIEALVNKNYAYLERFPGERMPLTAKLRAEAEKVTTARELTRYSERALSLLADHHAITGSSLKDSWAVVPSYSDLWVERRGADFVIEQVRQGSPAEKAGIQAGDRLSGVGGVPIGQAVADFWADLGTTGGGDRDGYAARVLAASRRDRERQLTIRHGASERSFTLPNLYAARSGDRPALSVVRGPHGLTIRFNDSLGGNSTIAAFDQAMASAKPGERLVLDLRDTASGGNTTVARAIMGWFVTKPSSYQVHRLPTEERETGIPRQWLEQVLPRAGKHHAGRPTVLVGRWTGSMGEGLAIGFDALGARVEGTAMSGLLGAVYDYKLERSGQTVKLPTERLYSVSGVPRERFVPRYKISR; encoded by the coding sequence GTGGGTGTCTTCCTGCCATTGCACGTCGCGCTCGTCCCCGCTGCCCTGCTCCTGGTCGCTGCCGACGATCTGAAGCCGGCGGACTATGCGGCCGACGCGCGGTCCATCGAAGCGCTGGTCAACAAGAATTACGCCTACCTGGAGCGCTTCCCCGGCGAGCGAATGCCGCTGACCGCCAAGCTCCGCGCGGAAGCGGAGAAGGTCACGACGGCCAGAGAGTTGACGCGCTATTCCGAACGAGCCCTGAGCCTGCTCGCGGATCATCACGCGATCACGGGAAGTTCGCTCAAGGACAGCTGGGCCGTGGTGCCGAGCTACTCCGACCTGTGGGTGGAACGGCGCGGTGCCGATTTCGTGATCGAGCAGGTCAGGCAAGGGAGTCCGGCCGAGAAGGCGGGAATCCAGGCGGGCGATCGTCTGAGCGGCGTCGGCGGCGTGCCGATCGGGCAAGCGGTCGCGGACTTCTGGGCGGACCTCGGAACGACAGGCGGTGGCGACCGTGATGGATATGCGGCGCGGGTTCTTGCGGCGAGCCGGAGAGACCGCGAACGTCAATTGACGATCCGGCACGGAGCGTCTGAGCGATCCTTCACGCTGCCCAATCTCTATGCTGCTAGAAGCGGAGACCGCCCGGCGCTGTCCGTCGTTCGAGGCCCGCACGGCCTGACGATCCGGTTCAACGATTCCCTGGGCGGCAATTCGACGATCGCCGCATTCGATCAGGCCATGGCGAGCGCCAAGCCAGGCGAGCGCCTAGTCCTCGACCTGAGGGACACGGCCAGTGGCGGAAACACGACCGTGGCGCGTGCGATCATGGGCTGGTTCGTCACCAAGCCGAGCTCGTACCAGGTGCACCGCCTGCCGACCGAAGAGCGCGAGACCGGCATTCCGCGCCAGTGGCTCGAGCAGGTGCTCCCGCGCGCCGGGAAGCATCATGCGGGTCGTCCGACCGTGCTGGTCGGCCGCTGGACGGGGAGCATGGGCGAAGGCCTTGCGATCGGCTTCGATGCGCTCGGCGCGCGCGTCGAGGGAACGGCCATGTCCGGCCTTCTGGGCGCGGTTTACGACTACAAACTGGAGCGCAGCGGGCAGACGGTGAAACTGCCCACCGAACGCCTCTATTCGGTCAGCGGAGTTCCGCGCGAGCGCTTCGTGCCGAGGTACAAGATCAGCCGCTAG
- the rplD gene encoding 50S ribosomal protein L4 codes for MKVKVQTLDAKSGGDLELNDEIFGVEPRADILHRVVTWQLVNRRAPARAARERSDVARTGKKFGRQKGGGTARHGDRRAPIFIGGGKAHGPRARVFSASLNKKVRALGLKMALSSKALGGQLIVVDNLDLKDGKTKELKSKLSGLNLGKTALVIDGDALNVGFARASSNLGNVDLLPAVGANVYDIMRCETLVLTKAAVERLEARFNG; via the coding sequence ATGAAGGTCAAGGTACAGACCCTCGACGCGAAGAGCGGGGGCGACCTCGAGCTCAACGACGAGATCTTCGGTGTCGAGCCGCGCGCCGACATCCTGCATCGCGTCGTCACATGGCAGCTCGTCAACCGCCGTGCTCCGGCACGCGCCGCGCGTGAGCGCAGCGACGTTGCCCGCACGGGCAAGAAGTTCGGCCGGCAGAAGGGCGGCGGCACGGCTCGTCACGGCGATCGCCGCGCTCCGATCTTCATCGGCGGCGGTAAGGCCCACGGCCCGCGTGCCCGCGTGTTCAGCGCCTCGCTGAACAAGAAGGTTCGCGCGCTCGGCCTGAAGATGGCGCTTTCGTCGAAGGCTCTCGGCGGTCAGCTGATCGTGGTCGACAATCTCGATCTGAAGGACGGCAAGACCAAGGAGCTGAAGTCGAAGCTCAGCGGCCTGAACCTCGGCAAGACCGCGCTGGTCATCGACGGTGACGCGCTGAACGTCGGTTTCGCCCGCGCTTCGTCGAACCTCGGCAATGTCGACCTGCTCCCGGCGGTCGGCGCCAACGTCTACGACATCATGCGCTGCGAGACCCTGGTCCTGACCAAGGCGGCGGTCGAGCGCCTGGAGGCACGTTTCAATGGCTAA
- the rpsJ gene encoding 30S ribosomal protein S10 encodes METQNIRIRLKAFDHRVLDQATGDIADTARRTGALIRGPIPLPTRIEKFTVNRSPHIDKKSREQFEVRTYKRLLDIVQPTPQTVDALMKLDLAAGVDVEIKLA; translated from the coding sequence ATGGAAACGCAGAATATCCGTATTCGCCTGAAGGCTTTCGATCATCGAGTGCTGGATCAGGCCACTGGCGACATCGCCGACACGGCGCGCCGTACGGGTGCACTCATTCGCGGTCCGATCCCCCTGCCGACGCGTATCGAGAAGTTCACCGTCAACCGTTCGCCGCACATCGACAAGAAGTCGCGCGAGCAGTTCGAGGTTCGGACTTACAAGCGGCTGCTGGACATCGTGCAGCCGACGCCGCAGACGGTCGACGCGCTGATGAAGCTCGATCTGGCCGCCGGCGTAGACGTCGAGATCAAGCTGGCCTAA
- a CDS encoding PEPxxWA-CTERM sorting domain-containing protein → MRRSLSKVLGPVLLAAAAIGVSAPASAANGDFLGGCDITLTTPDATACQGYYSGNVLSGNSTDIGLQQSAIAALPGTFTWDGNWTGLVNDGNVIGSLTNGNELNFGETLFGQTIIGAHFGNIQDNLGNSGNVSVFWLFDFGTEGASSVVLDNIRGFSNAALYTTGSGGGVPEPTTWAMMLVGFGAAGFALRKSRRTARLPQMA, encoded by the coding sequence ATGCGTCGCTCGCTCTCGAAGGTCCTTGGGCCTGTATTACTGGCTGCCGCCGCGATTGGCGTGTCGGCCCCTGCTTCCGCCGCGAATGGCGACTTTCTCGGCGGCTGCGACATCACACTGACGACGCCGGACGCGACCGCGTGCCAAGGCTATTACAGCGGCAATGTTCTCAGCGGGAACTCGACCGACATCGGGCTGCAGCAAAGCGCCATCGCCGCACTTCCCGGAACGTTCACCTGGGACGGTAACTGGACCGGCCTGGTCAATGACGGAAACGTCATAGGTTCTCTGACGAACGGCAACGAGCTGAACTTCGGCGAGACCCTGTTCGGGCAGACGATCATCGGCGCGCACTTCGGCAACATCCAGGACAACCTGGGCAACAGCGGCAACGTGTCGGTGTTCTGGCTCTTCGACTTCGGTACTGAAGGCGCCAGCTCGGTCGTGCTGGACAACATCCGCGGCTTCTCGAATGCAGCGCTTTATACCACCGGTTCCGGTGGCGGCGTTCCCGAGCCGACGACTTGGGCGATGATGTTGGTCGGCTTCGGCGCGGCTGGCTTCGCGCTCCGCAAGTCTCGCCGCACGGCGCGTCTTCCTCAGATGGCGTAA